One genomic segment of Prochlorococcus marinus str. MIT 0919 includes these proteins:
- a CDS encoding serine hydrolase — translation MGIGLGVIFGSIFRTITPTSKVFNINQRKAIAESNSRKKIGIISNLNGLGNYKQRKELIILSNKWKKLSDEKIDLQVSAYLNFEDGRYAQLNAENSLPAASSIKVPILLIALEMLDNKLLSWDELIELKRDLIASGSGWMRYQRIGQKFPIHEIATEMIRVSDNTATNLLIDRIGGIEILNKRFIELGLNQTHIKNMLPDLNGTNRTSAKDLCQVFQIADSTNFLSLKSRDLFREILSTSKTNSLLPDGLLIGLGQSPGNTDYNLLINGYRVYNKTGDIGISYADAGLIEMPDTSRATSAFIVKGPFNDPRSATLIRDLSAEIINHIKTARE, via the coding sequence ATGGGGATAGGATTAGGAGTAATTTTTGGCTCTATCTTTAGAACAATTACTCCAACAAGCAAAGTTTTTAATATAAACCAAAGAAAAGCGATAGCTGAAAGTAATAGCAGAAAAAAAATAGGGATTATTTCAAACCTAAATGGATTGGGGAATTACAAACAACGTAAAGAGTTAATTATTTTAAGTAACAAATGGAAAAAGCTTTCAGATGAAAAGATAGATCTCCAAGTAAGTGCTTATTTAAACTTTGAAGATGGAAGATACGCTCAATTAAATGCTGAAAATAGTTTACCAGCAGCAAGCTCTATAAAAGTCCCAATACTTTTAATAGCCTTAGAAATGCTCGACAATAAATTACTTTCTTGGGATGAACTTATAGAACTTAAAAGAGATTTGATAGCTTCTGGATCTGGATGGATGAGATATCAAAGGATTGGACAAAAGTTCCCTATTCACGAAATCGCAACTGAAATGATAAGAGTAAGCGACAATACAGCTACTAATCTTTTAATTGACCGTATAGGTGGTATTGAAATACTTAACAAGCGTTTTATTGAACTTGGTCTTAATCAAACACATATAAAAAACATGTTGCCAGATTTAAACGGAACGAATAGAACTAGTGCAAAAGATCTCTGCCAGGTATTTCAAATAGCAGACTCAACTAATTTCCTGAGCTTAAAATCAAGAGACCTCTTTCGAGAAATCCTAAGCACATCCAAAACCAACAGCTTGCTACCTGATGGTTTGTTAATTGGTCTTGGTCAATCGCCTGGCAATACAGATTACAATCTATTAATAAATGGTTACAGGGTCTACAACAAGACTGGTGATATAGGGATTTCTTATGCAGATGCAGGCTTAATAGAAATGCCTGATACATCTAGAGCAACTAGCGCTTTCATCGTTAAAGGTCCTTTTAATGACCCTCGATCTGCAACACTTATTCGAGATTTGTCTGCTGAAATCATTAATCACATCAAGACCGCACGAGAATAA
- the rsmD gene encoding 16S rRNA (guanine(966)-N(2))-methyltransferase RsmD → MKLISGLKIKSPSFNGTRPTTSLVREAVMNIIGRKVLNSNWLDLCSGSGVMGCEALQKGASIVIAVEINRLVSKVCKENLKHVSQIISREKSFELINDDVVKWLKKGYEHQEKRYLSHIDKANRKFDLVYFDPPYQSNIYSPVLKNLIDGNWLKKDSLVICECANELSIDNLSKWKIADRRTYGKTSLIFLTPNQVEDFHVDTDSMH, encoded by the coding sequence ATGAAGCTTATTAGTGGTCTTAAAATAAAAAGCCCATCTTTTAATGGTACTAGACCAACAACATCATTAGTAAGAGAAGCTGTAATGAACATTATTGGTAGAAAAGTTTTAAATTCTAATTGGTTAGATTTATGTAGTGGTAGTGGAGTGATGGGATGCGAAGCATTGCAAAAAGGTGCTTCAATTGTTATTGCAGTTGAGATAAATAGATTGGTATCCAAAGTCTGCAAAGAAAACCTAAAACATGTATCCCAAATTATTAGTAGAGAAAAAAGTTTTGAATTAATAAATGATGATGTAGTTAAATGGCTAAAAAAAGGTTATGAACACCAGGAGAAAAGATATCTTTCTCATATAGATAAAGCAAATAGAAAATTTGATCTAGTCTATTTTGACCCTCCTTATCAAAGTAATATTTACTCCCCTGTACTGAAAAATTTAATTGATGGTAATTGGTTAAAAAAAGATTCGTTAGTAATTTGCGAATGCGCCAATGAGTTAAGTATAGATAATTTGTCTAAGTGGAAAATCGCAGACAGAAGGACCTATGGGAAAACCTCTTTAATCTTCCTCACTCCCAATCAGGTAGAGGACTTTCACGTCGATACTGATTCCATGCACTAA
- the crtL gene encoding lycopene beta cyclase, with translation MRDCSDVLVMGAGPAALSIASELVQKGLKVSALASHSPEKPWTNTYGIWAEELEALDMASLLGSRWKNTVSYFGDGVSKDGKKPVVHNFDYGLFDQSLFQSKLLEKCSGLNWIIETAENIRYRDLITEVICTSGKIYRARVVIDASGHRSPFIKRPDQGQVAQQAAYGVVGRFSSPPVEDNQFVLMDFRPDHLTKNDLKEPPSFLYAMDFGEGIYFVEETSLAYFPPISWTKLKERLLLRLSHRGIVIEETIHEEHCLFPMNLSLPFLNQPLLGFGGSASMVHPASGYMVGALLRRGPALADELSRAISIKPELDSANLAKRGWNVLWSRDLVLRHRLYQFGLQRLMSFDEDLLRSFFASFFKLPKEDWSGFLANTLRLPRLVVVMVRLYFISPLRVKLGMLGLLRK, from the coding sequence TTGAGAGATTGTTCAGATGTTTTGGTTATGGGGGCTGGGCCTGCAGCCCTTTCCATTGCTTCTGAGCTAGTTCAGAAAGGTTTGAAGGTAAGTGCACTTGCATCTCACTCGCCAGAAAAACCATGGACTAATACTTATGGGATCTGGGCAGAAGAACTAGAAGCTCTAGATATGGCCTCATTACTTGGGAGTCGCTGGAAAAATACTGTTAGCTATTTTGGTGATGGAGTTAGCAAAGATGGGAAAAAACCAGTTGTACATAATTTCGATTATGGATTATTCGATCAGTCACTTTTTCAATCAAAGCTTTTAGAAAAATGTTCTGGCCTTAATTGGATTATTGAAACTGCAGAAAATATTCGGTATAGGGATCTGATAACTGAAGTTATTTGTACTTCAGGCAAAATTTATAGAGCAAGAGTAGTTATAGATGCAAGTGGCCATAGAAGTCCTTTTATAAAAAGACCAGATCAAGGGCAAGTTGCTCAACAAGCAGCTTATGGAGTTGTAGGAAGATTTAGTTCTCCACCAGTAGAAGATAATCAATTCGTGCTCATGGATTTTCGCCCTGATCATTTAACTAAAAATGATTTAAAAGAGCCACCTTCGTTTTTATATGCAATGGACTTTGGTGAAGGAATTTACTTTGTAGAGGAAACATCTTTAGCCTATTTCCCCCCTATTTCTTGGACTAAATTGAAAGAAAGATTGCTGTTAAGACTTTCTCATCGAGGAATAGTAATTGAAGAAACTATTCATGAGGAACATTGCTTATTCCCCATGAACTTATCATTGCCTTTTCTTAATCAGCCCCTATTGGGTTTTGGTGGTTCTGCAAGCATGGTTCACCCGGCTTCGGGCTATATGGTGGGAGCCCTTTTAAGGAGAGGACCAGCTTTGGCGGATGAGCTTTCTAGAGCTATTTCAATTAAGCCTGAATTGGATTCAGCAAATTTAGCCAAGAGGGGTTGGAATGTGCTTTGGTCCCGTGATCTTGTATTAAGACATCGACTTTACCAATTCGGTTTGCAACGCCTAATGAGTTTTGATGAAGATCTTTTGCGAAGTTTTTTTGCATCATTTTTTAAATTACCAAAAGAAGATTGGTCAGGGTTTTTAGCTAATACTCTTCGCCTACCCAGGTTAGTAGTTGTTATGGTGAGATTATATTTCATTTCACCTTTAAGAGTTAAATTAGGAATGCTTGGCTTGTTGAGAAAATAA
- a CDS encoding glycoside hydrolase family 57 protein, with translation MIKGNLALILHAHLPYVRSAEPGSLEEDWYFQALMECYLPLLEVIEKSFYNKNENPKLTISLSPTLLSLLDDQDLKNRFPEWIKLRLKILRTNAQAQNQAGEHLIKVINNQLDNWLKCQGELIKRFIELERLNAIDILTCAATHGYLPILRENTETVRGQLKTAVREHARFFGKMPQGIWLPECAYYEGLDNLLREAGLRYSVLDGHGVLHAKPRPRYGVYAPICTKNGIAFFGRDSDSTLPVWSAKEGYPGNQRYREFHRDIGWDLPLEQLNEFGIQDPRPLGLKLHKVSVHSTLEDKKLYEPIDALKQIKEDAKDYLNGRKNQLLKINKETNVNALLVAPFDAELFGHWWFEGPLFIGELFKQAAKQNVRFTTLKEFLVKNSVLQLCEPCPSSWGQGGFHKYWLNESNDWVVNEWSKAGKAMVNICSKGVSSKFDLRLLQQAARELLLAQSSDWSFILRAGTTTELAKERIHRHLSRFWELIECIETEKVIEESDILKLEKEDSIFPLIQANDWC, from the coding sequence TTGATTAAAGGGAACCTGGCTCTAATACTTCATGCACACCTTCCCTATGTAAGGTCTGCAGAACCAGGTTCTTTAGAGGAAGACTGGTACTTTCAGGCTCTAATGGAATGCTATTTACCTTTACTAGAGGTAATAGAAAAATCCTTTTACAACAAAAATGAAAATCCTAAGCTAACAATATCCCTTTCCCCAACACTGCTTTCCTTGCTCGACGACCAAGATCTAAAAAATCGCTTCCCTGAGTGGATAAAACTTAGATTAAAAATTTTAAGAACAAACGCCCAAGCACAAAATCAAGCAGGGGAACATCTAATAAAGGTTATAAACAATCAATTAGATAATTGGCTTAAATGCCAGGGAGAATTAATTAAAAGATTTATTGAGCTAGAAAGATTAAATGCTATTGATATTCTTACGTGCGCAGCAACACACGGATACCTACCAATTCTAAGAGAAAATACAGAGACTGTAAGAGGACAACTTAAAACCGCAGTCAGAGAACATGCGCGTTTTTTTGGGAAAATGCCCCAAGGCATTTGGCTTCCTGAATGTGCATATTATGAAGGCCTTGACAATTTATTACGCGAAGCAGGACTTCGTTATTCAGTATTAGATGGGCATGGAGTACTCCATGCAAAACCAAGGCCAAGATATGGAGTTTATGCACCAATCTGTACTAAAAATGGAATCGCATTCTTTGGACGCGATAGTGACTCAACACTTCCGGTTTGGTCGGCAAAAGAAGGTTATCCAGGGAACCAAAGATATCGTGAATTCCATAGAGACATAGGGTGGGATTTGCCTTTAGAACAATTAAACGAATTTGGCATTCAAGATCCCAGACCTCTTGGCTTAAAACTTCACAAAGTTAGCGTGCATTCAACCCTGGAAGACAAGAAGTTGTATGAACCAATAGATGCTTTAAAACAAATAAAAGAAGATGCAAAAGACTATCTGAATGGAAGGAAGAATCAACTATTGAAAATAAACAAGGAAACTAATGTAAATGCATTATTAGTGGCACCATTCGATGCTGAACTTTTTGGCCATTGGTGGTTTGAAGGCCCATTATTTATAGGAGAGCTTTTCAAGCAAGCAGCCAAACAAAATGTCAGATTTACAACTTTAAAGGAATTTCTAGTAAAAAACTCAGTTTTACAATTATGTGAGCCATGTCCATCTAGCTGGGGACAAGGAGGCTTTCATAAATATTGGCTTAATGAAAGTAATGATTGGGTTGTAAACGAATGGAGCAAAGCTGGCAAAGCAATGGTAAACATTTGCTCAAAGGGTGTTTCAAGCAAATTTGATTTAAGGTTGCTGCAACAAGCTGCTCGCGAACTACTTCTTGCGCAATCTTCTGATTGGAGCTTTATTCTAAGAGCAGGTACAACAACAGAGCTTGCAAAAGAAAGGATTCATAGACATTTAAGTAGATTTTGGGAGTTAATAGAGTGCATAGAAACTGAAAAGGTTATAGAGGAATCAGATATTCTAAAACTAGAAAAAGAAGACTCTATTTTCCCCTTAATTCAAGCAAATGATTGGTGTTGA
- a CDS encoding GuaB3 family IMP dehydrogenase-related protein: MNIQLGHSKFVRRAFGIDEIALVPGGRTVDPDITDTSLNIGGKELEIPIIASAMDGVVDVGMAIALSKLGALGVLNLEGIQTRYENPKEVINRITSVAKTEFVPLMQEIYSKPIQEKLITQRINEIKSHGGIAAISATPQAAIKYKETIVSAGADMFFLQATVVSTEHIGPSERKSLDISKLCQSLPIPVLVGNCVTHDVALNLMKAGAKGILVGIGPGAACTSRGVLGIGTPQATAIADCSSARNEHMKETGEYIPIIADGGIVTGGDICKCIACGADGVMIGSPIARANEAPGRGFHWGMATPSPVLPRGTRINVGSTGSLEKILRGPASLDDGTQNLLGALKTSMGTLGAKNIKEMQKVEIVIAPSLLTEGKVYQKAQQLGMGK, from the coding sequence TTGAATATTCAACTCGGCCACTCAAAGTTTGTTCGTCGAGCATTTGGTATCGACGAAATAGCCCTTGTACCAGGAGGAAGAACTGTTGATCCTGATATAACTGATACCTCTTTAAATATAGGAGGCAAAGAATTAGAAATTCCAATAATTGCCAGCGCTATGGATGGAGTAGTCGATGTAGGTATGGCAATTGCTCTTTCAAAATTAGGTGCTTTAGGTGTACTTAATCTTGAGGGGATTCAAACCAGATACGAAAACCCCAAAGAAGTCATAAATCGAATCACATCTGTTGCTAAAACGGAATTTGTACCACTTATGCAGGAGATATATAGCAAACCTATACAAGAGAAGTTAATAACTCAAAGGATTAATGAAATTAAATCTCATGGAGGCATTGCAGCTATAAGCGCAACACCTCAAGCCGCTATAAAATATAAGGAAACGATAGTCAGTGCTGGTGCTGACATGTTTTTCCTGCAAGCAACTGTTGTATCTACCGAACATATTGGACCGTCAGAGCGAAAGAGTCTTGATATTTCTAAACTTTGTCAAAGCTTGCCTATTCCTGTACTGGTAGGGAACTGCGTAACCCATGACGTAGCTTTAAATCTTATGAAGGCTGGTGCTAAAGGAATCTTAGTAGGAATTGGGCCGGGAGCAGCATGTACTTCAAGAGGGGTTCTTGGAATTGGCACCCCTCAAGCCACAGCAATTGCAGATTGTTCCTCAGCAAGAAATGAGCACATGAAAGAAACTGGGGAATATATTCCAATAATTGCAGACGGGGGAATTGTTACCGGAGGTGATATTTGTAAATGCATTGCTTGCGGAGCTGATGGGGTGATGATTGGATCCCCTATTGCAAGAGCCAACGAAGCTCCTGGAAGAGGCTTCCATTGGGGGATGGCAACACCGAGTCCTGTACTCCCAAGAGGTACTCGCATTAACGTTGGTTCTACTGGCAGTCTAGAAAAAATCTTACGCGGACCTGCAAGTCTTGATGATGGAACTCAAAATCTTTTAGGAGCTCTAAAAACTTCCATGGGAACACTAGGAGCAAAAAATATTAAAGAAATGCAAAAGGTAGAAATCGTTATAGCTCCATCACTACTTACAGAAGGCAAGGTATATCAAAAAGCACAGCAATTGGGTATGGGCAAATAA
- the gyrA gene encoding DNA gyrase subunit A, whose amino-acid sequence MADSSEPNSGVPGEFEDRIIQTDLRNEMSRSYLEYAMSVIVGRALPDARDGLKPVHRRILYAMYELGLTSERPYRKCARVVGEVLGKYHPHGDTAVYDALVRMAQDFSMRMPLVDGHGNFGSIDNDPPAAMRYTESRLQSLTQDSLLEDIESETVDFIDNFDGSQQEPTVLPARVPQLLLNGSSGIAVGMATNIPPHNLGELINGLMALISNPEITEKEIFKIIQGPDFPTGGQILGRNGIKETYLNGRGSITMRGVADIETIELPGRPDRDAVIITQLPYQTNKAALIERIADMVNDKKLEGISDIRDESDRDGMRIVVELRRDSYPQVVLNNLFKLTPLQSNFSANMLALVNGEPVTLSILKMLQVFLDFRVETIQRRTNYLLRKAEERNHLLLGLLLALDQLDPIIALIRAASDTSVAKSQLQELHGLTDVQADAILQMQLRRLTALEADKIRLEHQDLLVKIADFKDILANKSRVFDIIEDELSKLKEKYNTPRRTEILDLGGGIEDIDLIANERSVVLLTETGYLKRMPVNEFEATSRGTRGKSGTRSQGEEEVKLFISCNDHDNLLLFSDRGVAYTLPAYRVPQSSRSAKGTPVVQLLPIPREEAITSLLSVSSFDDDNHLLMLTKGGYIKRTSVSAFSKIRANGLIAISLEEGDALTWVRLAASGDSVLIGSKAAMTIHFRLDNNELRPLGRTARGVRSMNLRDGDSLVSMDVLPRELADRIAGSDGEDSEVDLEEESISNGPWVLVASADGLGKRVPVTQFRLQKRAGMGLRAMKFRKQSDSLVGLKVLGEGEELLLVTEKGVIVRTSADKISQQSRAATGVRLQRLDTGDHLAEVVLVPPQQSIQEQGEDSLSESECAADDITSVEKN is encoded by the coding sequence ATGGCTGATTCTTCGGAACCCAATAGCGGTGTTCCTGGCGAATTCGAAGATCGGATAATCCAGACAGATCTGCGCAATGAAATGTCGCGTTCCTATTTGGAATATGCGATGAGCGTAATTGTTGGCAGGGCTTTGCCTGATGCAAGAGATGGCCTCAAGCCAGTGCATAGAAGAATTCTTTATGCAATGTATGAATTGGGGTTAACTAGTGAGAGACCTTATAGAAAATGTGCTCGTGTAGTAGGTGAAGTTTTAGGTAAGTATCATCCCCATGGAGATACTGCTGTTTACGACGCATTAGTAAGAATGGCTCAGGACTTCTCTATGAGAATGCCTTTGGTTGATGGACATGGAAATTTTGGTTCTATAGATAATGACCCGCCTGCAGCAATGAGGTATACAGAATCTAGACTTCAATCACTTACTCAAGATAGTCTTCTTGAAGATATAGAGTCAGAAACTGTTGATTTTATAGATAATTTTGATGGTTCACAGCAGGAACCAACTGTTTTACCTGCTCGAGTACCACAGCTTCTATTAAATGGGTCTTCTGGGATAGCGGTTGGTATGGCAACTAATATTCCACCTCATAATCTTGGCGAGTTGATTAATGGCTTAATGGCTTTAATCTCGAACCCTGAAATAACGGAGAAAGAAATTTTTAAAATCATTCAAGGCCCTGACTTCCCTACAGGAGGGCAAATTCTTGGAAGGAATGGAATCAAGGAAACTTATTTAAACGGACGAGGATCTATAACGATGAGAGGAGTTGCTGATATAGAAACAATAGAACTTCCAGGTCGCCCTGATAGAGATGCGGTGATCATCACTCAATTGCCTTATCAGACAAATAAAGCAGCCTTAATTGAAAGAATTGCTGATATGGTTAACGATAAGAAGTTGGAAGGTATTTCCGATATAAGAGACGAAAGTGATAGAGATGGAATGCGTATTGTTGTTGAGCTCAGGAGAGATTCATACCCTCAAGTAGTTTTAAATAATCTTTTCAAGCTTACTCCTCTTCAGTCAAATTTTAGTGCCAATATGCTGGCCCTTGTTAATGGTGAACCTGTCACATTGTCTATCTTGAAGATGTTGCAAGTTTTCCTTGACTTTAGAGTAGAAACTATTCAAAGGAGAACAAATTATTTATTGAGAAAAGCTGAGGAAAGGAACCACCTCTTACTTGGTTTATTATTGGCTTTAGATCAATTAGATCCAATAATTGCTCTAATTAGAGCAGCCTCTGACACTTCAGTAGCAAAGAGTCAGCTTCAGGAATTACATGGTTTAACTGATGTGCAGGCAGACGCAATCCTACAGATGCAGTTAAGGAGACTTACTGCATTAGAAGCAGATAAAATACGCTTAGAACATCAAGATCTTCTTGTAAAAATAGCTGACTTTAAAGATATTTTGGCTAATAAATCAAGAGTTTTTGATATTATTGAAGATGAATTATCTAAACTAAAAGAAAAATACAATACACCAAGAAGAACTGAGATTCTAGATTTAGGTGGAGGTATAGAAGATATTGATCTTATTGCTAATGAACGTTCTGTTGTTCTATTAACTGAAACAGGTTATTTAAAAAGAATGCCTGTAAATGAGTTTGAAGCTACTAGTCGAGGAACTAGAGGTAAATCTGGTACTAGAAGTCAAGGAGAAGAAGAAGTTAAGCTGTTTATTAGTTGTAATGACCATGATAATCTTCTCCTCTTTAGTGATAGAGGAGTTGCATATACTTTGCCTGCTTATAGAGTTCCACAATCAAGTCGATCTGCTAAGGGAACCCCAGTAGTTCAGTTATTGCCTATCCCAAGAGAAGAAGCTATTACCTCATTACTCTCTGTATCCTCTTTTGATGATGATAATCATCTCTTAATGCTTACAAAAGGGGGATATATTAAAAGAACGTCAGTTTCAGCTTTTAGTAAAATCAGGGCAAATGGATTGATAGCCATAAGTCTTGAAGAAGGAGATGCGTTGACATGGGTGAGGTTGGCAGCTTCTGGGGATAGTGTTTTGATTGGTTCAAAAGCAGCTATGACGATTCATTTTCGGTTGGATAATAATGAATTAAGGCCTTTAGGAAGAACAGCTAGGGGGGTTAGATCAATGAATTTAAGGGATGGGGATTCATTAGTAAGTATGGATGTCTTGCCAAGAGAGTTGGCCGATAGAATTGCTGGAAGTGATGGTGAAGATTCAGAAGTAGATCTAGAAGAAGAAAGTATTTCCAATGGTCCTTGGGTTTTGGTCGCATCTGCTGATGGTTTAGGGAAGCGAGTGCCTGTTACGCAATTTAGGCTTCAAAAACGTGCAGGAATGGGCTTGAGGGCAATGAAATTTAGAAAGCAGAGTGATTCCTTAGTTGGATTGAAAGTCTTGGGAGAAGGGGAAGAGTTGCTTTTAGTTACTGAAAAAGGTGTCATTGTAAGAACTAGTGCTGATAAAATTTCCCAACAATCCAGAGCTGCAACAGGGGTTAGACTTCAGCGCCTTGATACTGGAGATCACCTTGCTGAAGTTGTTCTAGTTCCACCTCAACAATCGATCCAAGAGCAAGGCGAAGATTCACTTTCAGAATCTGAATGTGCGGCCGATGACATTACATCAGTAGAAAAAAATTGA
- a CDS encoding RNA methyltransferase, translated as MKVNKQNIKLILVEPAGEINLGSVARLCKNYEIEELRLVSPRCQPLDVNARKMALKGIDILKNAKVYSTLLDAIDDCVRIIATCGRKDHGDIPLHSSESSLDWLIEGFCLKPVAIVFGREDRGLTNQELQLAQKVITLPSSQQYPSLNISHAVAIILNDLTRCINKPTQSIKEKINNPSTPKQINDCLIQAESLLLEIGFLQNHTAKSRISKIQAMFQRAEIREEEIALIRGILRQAKWFIDK; from the coding sequence TTGAAAGTAAACAAGCAAAACATCAAGCTTATCCTTGTAGAGCCAGCTGGAGAAATAAATTTAGGAAGTGTGGCTAGGCTTTGCAAAAACTATGAGATTGAAGAGCTAAGACTTGTCTCTCCAAGATGTCAACCACTAGATGTAAATGCACGGAAGATGGCTTTAAAGGGCATCGACATCCTAAAAAATGCAAAAGTTTACTCAACTTTGTTAGATGCAATTGATGACTGTGTGCGAATAATTGCAACATGTGGTCGCAAAGATCATGGAGATATTCCATTACATTCATCTGAATCTTCATTGGATTGGCTTATAGAAGGTTTCTGCTTAAAACCTGTAGCAATAGTTTTTGGCAGGGAAGACCGTGGACTTACCAATCAGGAACTTCAATTAGCTCAAAAAGTAATCACTCTTCCTTCGTCACAACAATATCCATCTCTCAATATTTCCCACGCAGTTGCAATTATCTTGAATGATTTAACTAGATGCATAAACAAACCCACCCAATCAATCAAAGAGAAAATAAATAATCCATCTACACCTAAACAAATCAATGATTGCTTAATTCAGGCTGAGTCACTTCTTCTTGAAATAGGTTTTTTACAAAATCACACTGCAAAATCGCGGATATCAAAAATACAAGCAATGTTTCAAAGAGCTGAGATAAGAGAAGAAGAAATTGCACTAATAAGAGGAATTTTACGACAAGCTAAATGGTTTATTGATAAGTAA
- the trxA gene encoding thioredoxin, producing the protein MSSAAAVTDSSFEQEVLQSDVPVLVDFWAPWCGPCRMVSPIVDEISKDFEGKIKVCKLNTDENPNVASQYGIRSIPTLMIFKGGQKVDTVVGAVPKATLSGTLSKHL; encoded by the coding sequence ATGTCAAGCGCTGCAGCAGTAACTGATTCATCATTTGAGCAGGAGGTACTTCAGAGTGATGTGCCTGTTCTGGTTGATTTTTGGGCTCCTTGGTGTGGACCATGCAGGATGGTATCTCCTATAGTTGATGAAATATCCAAAGATTTTGAAGGTAAAATCAAAGTTTGCAAATTAAATACTGATGAGAACCCAAATGTTGCTAGTCAATACGGAATACGAAGTATTCCTACGTTAATGATTTTCAAAGGTGGGCAGAAAGTCGATACAGTTGTTGGTGCCGTTCCAAAAGCAACACTGTCAGGGACTCTTTCAAAGCATCTTTGA
- a CDS encoding c-type cytochrome → MKSTSPIGIEDDESPNKGLLLLLAVSAISCLIIFLSFIFTANIDPYTKESLQLNGSPEQGRRLFRINCAGCHGISAQGLVGPDLHGVTSQLSDKRIVNQVIKGLTPPMPRFEMEPESMADLLSYLHSLN, encoded by the coding sequence GTGAAAAGCACTTCACCAATTGGTATAGAAGATGATGAAAGCCCCAACAAGGGGCTGCTACTTTTATTGGCTGTAAGCGCGATTTCGTGCTTGATAATCTTTTTATCTTTTATTTTTACGGCAAATATAGATCCTTACACTAAAGAATCATTGCAGCTAAATGGTTCACCAGAACAAGGAAGGAGGCTTTTTCGAATTAATTGTGCTGGCTGTCATGGCATCTCAGCTCAGGGTCTAGTGGGACCTGACTTGCATGGAGTAACAAGCCAATTAAGTGACAAGAGGATTGTCAATCAAGTAATTAAAGGTCTTACCCCGCCAATGCCAAGATTTGAAATGGAGCCAGAATCAATGGCAGATCTGCTCTCCTACCTACATTCGTTAAATTAA
- the hisH gene encoding imidazole glycerol phosphate synthase subunit HisH, with product MNINIGLIDYGMGNLYSVQQSLRRLKQTTKLIKSPKDLTNCKALILPGVGSFDPAMENLRKTNLIPEIKTWVQSKKPLLGICLGLQLMFESSDEGNLSGLGLLKGHVSSLPKNQPERIPHMGWSPLKQKKQCPLLEEQSNSKWMYFVHSYSAIPLAEDLAATVSFGGEDITAIVWRDNIGACQFHPEKSGIAGKSLLDSWLKWVNEKG from the coding sequence GTGAACATAAATATTGGTCTAATAGATTATGGAATGGGTAATCTTTACTCTGTTCAACAATCCTTAAGACGACTCAAGCAAACCACTAAGTTAATAAAAAGTCCTAAAGATTTAACTAATTGCAAGGCTCTAATCCTTCCAGGAGTTGGTTCTTTTGATCCAGCAATGGAAAATCTACGAAAAACCAATCTAATACCTGAAATTAAAACATGGGTGCAAAGCAAAAAACCTCTTCTCGGAATATGTTTAGGCTTACAATTAATGTTTGAAAGTAGTGATGAAGGAAATTTATCTGGGCTGGGTCTCCTAAAGGGCCATGTATCTTCTTTGCCAAAAAATCAACCTGAAAGGATACCTCATATGGGTTGGTCGCCTCTCAAGCAAAAAAAACAATGTCCTTTACTAGAAGAACAAAGTAATTCAAAATGGATGTACTTTGTACATTCATACTCGGCAATTCCACTAGCAGAAGATCTTGCCGCAACAGTAAGTTTTGGAGGAGAAGATATAACTGCAATTGTTTGGAGGGATAATATAGGAGCTTGCCAATTTCATCCAGAAAAATCTGGTATTGCAGGAAAGAGTTTACTAGATTCTTGGTTAAAGTGGGTGAATGAGAAAGGTTAA
- the petG gene encoding cytochrome b6-f complex subunit V, translating into MIEPLLCGIVLGLVPITIIGLFVSAWNQYRRESPLPDWE; encoded by the coding sequence ATGATTGAACCGCTTCTTTGTGGAATTGTTTTAGGTCTTGTTCCAATAACCATAATAGGTTTATTTGTTAGTGCATGGAATCAGTATCGACGTGAAAGTCCTCTACCTGATTGGGAGTGA